The following proteins are co-located in the Apium graveolens cultivar Ventura chromosome 5, ASM990537v1, whole genome shotgun sequence genome:
- the LOC141723965 gene encoding putative nucleoside diphosphate kinase 5 produces the protein MGEINIKINCLLLLCSILLQPILIFHLSFPLRCSADITLTKERTLAMIKPDGFVGNHTNFIQQTILASGFTILNQITLQLDPDTAKQFYADHSSTSFFPSLINYITSGPVLIMVLEKVNAVSEWRSLIGPTDASKAKVTHPHSIRAMCGVSLERNCVHGSDSTKSAAREISFFFKETNPGENVSEHDEL, from the exons ATGGGAGAGATCAACATCAAAATCAACTGTTTGTTACTCCTATGTAGTATTCTCCTGCAGCCTATTCTCATCTTTCATCTCTCCTTTCCTCTAAG ATGTTCCGCAGACATTACATTAACCAAGGAGCGCACATTAGCCATGATCAAACCCGATGGTTTTGTTGGCAACCATACTAACTTCATCCAACAAACTATATTAGCTTCTGGATTTACCATACTTAATCAAATCACTCTTCAGCTGGACCCGGATACTGCTAAACAATTTTATGCAGACCACTCCTCTACATCCTTCTTTCCCAGTCTTATCAACTATATTACAAG CGGTCCAGTGTTAATTATGGTGTTGGAGAAGGTGAATGCTGTATCAGAATGGCGCTCTTTGATTGGACCTACTGATGCCAGTAAGGCTAAGGTTACTCATCCTCATAG CATCAGAGCAATGTGCGGGGTAAGCTTAGAACGGAATTGTGTTCATGGTTCAGATTCAACTAAATCTGCTGCTAGGGAGATTTCCTTTTTCTTCAAAGAGACAAATCCAG GTGAAAATGTTTCAGAACATGATGAACTTTAA